In the genome of Mytilus edulis chromosome 3, xbMytEdul2.2, whole genome shotgun sequence, one region contains:
- the LOC139516740 gene encoding uncharacterized protein: MPTSSQALIVITDEGDDPRIPRRHYPATASSYPVLNIGNSDRTSSRSKLPGLKNTTKRSGFQNLVDVKGYRGTISYDATTKALRWLVAAQQTRGNVLLAPNGNVPLAPNGDVPLAPNDNVPLVPNVQTITGTDKAAPPCYIDHTDQWATSRSNNTLEYQASEKRRAQLETLGVRKRTSGLVAGQSSRDIISCSSTVLPKGAKFMPSPPGQKSRPIPVGNYSRDNVGDMCAPNAVNDRLVPKEKKKSLLDELKEAVSYDKRLFPSMHMRNSLPASSPNSVCFSLRSNEEYTHKEIIDLVKNKTGFKPRTIQYDPVDVRAGNSEVPSRWVVEFGSAAETKSFLQNGLEICGEKVIVKLLDDVHKMEFTAYKLKQEELRKLAERQAMAYVPRKSRRTRTNTTQKSERYRI; this comes from the exons ATGCCGACATCTAGTCAAGCCTTGATAGTTATCACAGATGAAGGGGATGATCCTAGGATACCAAGAAGACATTATCCAGCAACAGCATCCAGTTATCCTGTGTTGAATATTGGAAATTCCGATAGAACTTCTAGCAGG AGCAAGCTACCAGGATTGAAAAACACAACCAAAAGATCAGGATTTCAGAATCTAGTCGACGTAAAAGGTTATCGAGGAACCATTTCATATGATGCAACAACAAAAGCTCTACGATGGTTGGTTGCTGCACAACAGACTCGTGGCAATGTTCTACTGGCTCCTAATGGTAATGTTCCACTGGCTCCTAATGGTGATGTTCCACTGGCTCCAAATGACAATGTCCCACTGGTTCCTAATGTCCAGACTATAACTGGTACCGACAAAGCTGCACCACCTTGCTATATAGACCACACTGATCAATGGGCAACTTCTAGGAGCAACAATACTTTAGAATATCAAG CTTCAGAAAAAAGACGAGCACAGTTGGAAACTCTTGGTGTAAGAAAGAGAACTTCAGGACTTGTAGCAGGACAGAGTTCAAGAGATATAATATCATGCTCTTCAACTGTACTTCCAAAAGGTGCAAAGTTTATGCCATCACCTCCTGGTCAGAAGTCACGCCCAATACCAGTGGGAAACTATAGTCGAGACAACGTTGGGGATATGTGTGCTCCAAATGCTGTAAATGATAG actggttccaaaagaaaaaaagaagtctCTACTTGATGAATTAAAAGAAGCAGTTTCGTACGACAAGAGATTGTTTCCGTCTATGCACATGCGCAATTCTCTGCCTGCTTCAAGTCCCAACAGCGTTTGTTTCAGTCTAAGGAGCAATGAGGAATACACACACAAAGAAATAATTGACTTGGTTAAAAATAAAACTGGTTTCAAACCACGCACTATCCAGTATGACCCAGTCGATGTTCGCGCAGGAAATTCAGAGGTTCCAAGCAGATGGGTTGTGGAATTTGGATCTGCTGCAGAAACAAAAAGCTTTCTTCAAAATGGACTTGAAATCTGCGGAGAAAAAGTAATTGTAAAGTTACTAGATGACGTACATAAAATGGAATTCACAGCCTACAAACTAAAGCAGGAAGAATTGAGAAAACTAGCTGAAAGACAAGCAATGGCTTATGTCCCTCGTAAATCTCGCCGAACCCGAacaaacacaacacagaaaagtGAACGATACAGGATTTGA
- the LOC139516742 gene encoding dual specificity protein phosphatase 10-like: MYIPSIPMPESGDLEVLPPPSVTSEIVSGRRRVALQLDFDFTCGKTDDFHHLPKRCRLDSMNYSISGSALKQQNTNTESLKARTIQPQELDTKLRKSKSMLLVDCRPFVSYNIAHINGALNVNCSDRFNRKRLQQGKATIVDLVTSRDGKDMFKRRGSKDIILYDDHTKDIHQLSPETSMHIVLASLLREGREAYILKGGIEEFRTQCSDDHINTQESRPLYSPTTPIIEPQIETATASEILPFLYLGNERDASNLQRLRELNISHILNITSNIPKYFENQGIKYKRLPASDSGCQNLRQYFDEAIQFIDEARADGGKILVHCQAGVSRSATATIAYILNHSKMNVMEAYRHVKNKRVIIAPNFNFMGQLMEFEQCLNQGQVQRILQPNIPEIECDV; this comes from the exons ATGTATATTCCATCAATTCCGATGCCCGAATCCGGAGATCTGGAAGTCTTACCCCCACCGTCCGTGACTTCTGAAATAGTTTCGGGCAGAAGAAGAGTAGCATTACAGTTAGATTTTGATTTTACTTGTGGAAAGACGGACGATTTTCATCACTTACCGAAAAGGTGTAGATTGGACTCAATGAATTATTCTATTAGTGGCAGTGCCTTGAAACAGCAAAATACAAACACAGAGTCATTGAAAGCAAGGACTATTCAACCTCAAGAACTGGACACTAAACTGAGGAAATCAAAATCAATGTTATTAGTGGACTGTAGACCATTTGTGTCGTATAATATAGCCCATATTAATGGTGCTCTCAATGTGAACTGCTCGGAcagatttaatagaaaaagacTTCAACAAGGAAAAGCAACTATTGTTGATTTAGTGACTTCCAGAGATGGAAAGGACATGTTTAAACGACGAGGGTCAAAAGATATAATTCTTTATGATGACCACACCAAAGACATTCACCAACTTTCTCCAGAAACCTCAATGCATATAGTGCTAGCGTCTTTGCTGAGAGAGGGAAGAGAAGCTTATATTCTCAAAG gTGGTATCGAAGAATTCCGAACACAATGTAGTGATGACCACATAAATACTCAGGAATCCCGTCCCCTGTACAGCCCAACAACGCCCATCATCGAACCCCAAATAGAAACCGCAACTGCCTCTGAAATTTTACCATTCCTCTACCTCG GAAACGAAAGAGATGCATCAAATCTCCAACGTTTACGAGAGTTGAACATTAGTCATATTCTTAATATCACATCAAAcatcccaaaatattttgaaaaccaGGGAATCAAATACAAAAGACTGCCAGCCTCTGATAGTGGATGTCAAAATCTCCGGCAATACTTTGATGAAGCCATTCAATTTATTG atgAAGCACGAGCAGATGGCGGGAAAATTTTAGTACACTGTCAAGCGGGAGTCTCCCGTTCAGCAACTGCAACAATTGCATATATCCTAAATCATTCAAAAATGAACGTCATGGAGGCCTATCGCCATGTTAAAAACAAACGTGTCATTATTGCACCGAACTTCAATTTTATGGGACAGCTTATGGAATTCGAACAATGTTTAAACCAGGGACAAGTTCAAAGGATTCTCCAACCAAATATTCCGGAGATTGAATGTGATGTGTAG